GATTCCTTCTTTTTCCGCAAGCTGTTCGATAATAAAACTCCAGGCGACATCTCTCCGGGCCTTTTTATCCAGCACCGTCTCCTCCACCACTCCATGGATCTCTTCGGTTTTCGGCTCCTTGCCTGAACGGTGGAGGTTCGATTTAAAGCTCTCCTTCAGGGCCTTCTTCTGACGTTCGATCATGATCTCGGGAAGTTCTTCGATCGGGTTCCTCCGGAGGACCTCATCCATGATCTCAAGATGCAGGTCCTCCCGGATTCTCTTGGCCTCCTCGGCCTCCAGCCCCTTGCGGACCTCAGCCTTCAGTTCGTTGAGGGTCCCGAACCTCTCGCCCACATCCTTTGCAAATTCATCATCCAGGGCCGGAAGTTTTTTCTGTTTGATGTCCTTGAGGTTCACCTTGAAGACCGCCTTTGCCCCGGAGAGTCCGGCGGCATGGTAATTTTCAGGAAAGGTCACGGGAATCTCCTTGGCCTCACCTTTCTTCATTCCCAGGAACCCATCTTCCAACCCGGCAATCATCTTACCTTCGCCCACTTCGATAAGCTGACCGGTCCCCTTGCCCCGTTCAATGGGTTTGCCGTCCACAAAACCTTCAATGTCCGCTTCGGCAACGTCCCCCCTGACCACCTGGTGGTCTTCATCTTCATAGGCAGAGAGTTCCGCTAACCTCTCCTGCATGTCCCGGATCACCCGGTCCACCATCTCATCCGTGATCTTGGTCTCTTTCTTGGATCTCGGCACCCCCTTGTAATCCTTGACCTCGAACTTCGGTTTGATATAGACCGTGGCATCAAAACGGAAAGGCTCACCTTCGCTGAGGTGGACATTCCGGATGATCGGCATATCCACCGGTTTAAGGGCCGACTTCTCCAGGGCCTTGGCGTAATAGTCAGGGATGATCCGTTGAAGAAGATCCTCGTGCACATCACGAGAGAGACGGCTGCGGATCATGGAGATCGGGGTCTTGCCCGGACGGAAACCCGGGAATTTGACCTTTTTCTGCAGGTTTTGATAGGTCTTTTTGAATTCCAGTTCAATCTCTTCCGTGGGAACCTCCACCTTCAGGACCCTCTTGGTCCGGCTCGGCTCCTCCACGCTCAGTTTTATCTCTTTCTCCTCTTGGTTTTCCATTTTATTCTTCCTTTCAGACATCGAATGATATGGCTCTCTATGAACCCTCCCGGACAGGAGCCCCCCGGGAATAACGCGCCCCGGCATCTCAACCATCAGCGATTATTTACCCGATCTCTAAAGGTCAGGATTTGATATGAGGGACCGATGGTGCGAGAGGGGGGACTCGAACCCCCAATCCGCAAAGCGGGCTAGATCCTAAGTCTAGTGCGTATACCAAATTTCGCCACTCTCGCGGAAAACAGGCTGCGGCTGATTGGATGATCTCCCCCCTAACCGGCAGGGTGCCCCGCTGATTATGAATTTATTATAGGGATTTTGTCTTTTTTGTCAACAACTTGTTTTCCATTGTCATTTCAGATCCTCCAACGCCTCCCACCGCGCATAGACCTGGTCCAGTTCTTTCTCCAGCGCCTCAAGCCTTGACTTGGTTGCAGACACTGAGCCGCCGCTTTCGCGATAAAAGGCCGGGTCAGCCATAGACGCATGGATCTGCTGCCGTTCCGATTCGAGCGCTTCGATGCGCTCGGGAAGGCTTTCAAGCTCCTTCTGCTCCTTAAAATTCAGCCTGCGTCGTTTCTCAGCCTGAGGACGCGTGCCTTGCCTTGTCTCTTCCTTCCTGACCGGGACCACGGGAGCGGCCGGTTTCCTCTGCCGGCGCCAGTCGTCATACCCGCCGACGTATTCATTCACCCGGCCTTTGCCTTCGAACACGAGCGTGCTGGTGACGACATGATTGATCAACGCCCGGTCGTGGCTCACCAACAGCACGGCGCCGGGATAGTCCATCAGAAGCTCTTCGAGCAGATCAAGGGTCTCGATGTCCAGGTCATTCGTGGGCTCGTCGAGCACGAGCACGTTCGACGGCCTGGTGAAAAGCCTGGCGAGCAGCAGGCGGTTCCGCTCCCCGCCGGAGAGGACCTTCACGGGACTGCGCGCCCGATCAGGCGAAAAAAGAAAATCCTGCAGATAACCGATGACATGCCGCCGGCTGCCGTTGATGGTCACATAGTCGCTTCCGCCCGAGACGTTATCCTGAACGGACTTTTCATCCTTCAATTGGGCGCGGTGCTGGTCGAGGTAAGCCACCTCCATATTCGTGCCGTGCCGGATCGTCCCTTTCGTGGGGGGTAGATCGCCGAGCAGGATTTTAAGCAGCGTGGTCTTGCCGGCGCCGTTTGGACCGATGATACCCACCTTATCGCCGCGGAGGATGGCCGTTGAAAAGTCTCGAATCACCTCGCTGCCTTCGTAGCTGTGGCTCACGTTCCGCGCCTCGATCACAAGCCTGCCCGTGCGCTCCGCCTCCTGTATTCGCATATGCGCCGTACCGGTCCGTTCTCGCCGCTCGCTCCGGGTCCTTCGGAGTTCCTTGAGCGCGCGCACGCGGCCTTCATTCCGCGTCCTGCGCGCCTTGACGCCCCGGCGGATCCAGGCCTCCTCCTCGGCCAGCTTTTTGTCGAATTTTGCGTTTTCCGCAGCTTCGGTATCAAGCGCAGCCTGCTTGAGTTCAAGATAGGCCTGGTAATTCCCAGGCCAGCTCGTCAGTCTGCCTCGGTCAAGATCAACAATCCGCGTGGCCAGCTTCCGGATCAGCATACGGTCGTGGGTTACGAAAACAAGGGTCCCGCCGAAAGAAAGCAGGAACGCTTCAAGCCAGGCAATGGCACCGATGTCCAGATGGTTTGTGGGTTCGTCTAAAAGCAGGAGGTCCGGCTCGCCTGCCAGCGCCTTTGCGAGCAGGACCATGCGCTTCCGGCCGCCTGAAAGCTCGGAGAACTCGGCGTCAGGAGGAAGCTTCAGGCGAGAGAGAATCGTCTCGATACGCTGCTGTATTTGCCGGCCCCCGGCGGTCTCGAACTTGTGTTGGACACTCTCGATCTCTGCCATCAGCTTCTCGCTGTGATCATGGGCCGGTTTATTGCTCAGATGGCGATACTCGGAAAGCAGTTTCCCCTGCTCGCCCAACGCGCCCGATACCACGTTGAACACACTCCCCAAAAGCGCCTGTGGGACCTCCTGGGCCAGAAGCGCGCTCTGCATGCCCTGCTGAAACACGATCTTTCCATCATCCTGCCTGACTTCGCCGGTGATGAGCCGCAGGATCGTCGACTTGCCTGTCCCGTTCCTTCCGATGAGGCAGACCCGCTCGCCCCGGTCAATGGAGAGATCAATACTTTCAAGCAATGGCGGTCCGCCGAAGCTGACATGGACACCCTGCAAACTGACTAATGCCATAAAATGCCCCGTTCGCCTTCAGCGATGTTTTCACCTTCAAAGAGAAGATCACCGGATATTTCCGGCAGGTCCGGGGGGCGTCTGCGTCTTTCTGAACAGCCTGTCCACAGCGGATGCATCCACGCTCCGCACGTGCAGGTCCCTCTGGGGGAAAGGGATCTCCACTCCGGATGCCCTGAACGTCCGGTCAATCTCCATGTGCAATTCGCTCTTCATCTCAACAAGTTTCCGCACATCCCCAATCCAGACACGAAGTTCAAAGTTCAGAGAGCTTTCACCAAAACTTAAAAACAGCACCTGCGGCTCGGGATTTTTGAGCGCCAAGGGATGTCTATGGGCCGCTTCAAAGAGAAGCCGCATCACCAGTGGGACATCGGAGCCGTATGCTACCCCCACCGGGATGACGAGCCTGACCATCTTGTCAGACAAGGTCCAGTTGGTCACCTGACTCGAAACCAGATCACTGTTAGGAACGATGATTTCCGCACGGTCAAAGGTCTGGACCACGGTTGCCCTCAGACCGATCTGTTTGACCTCCCCCCACTCGCCGCTGATCTGCACGATGTCGCCGACTTTAATCGGACGTTCGAAGAGAAGGATGAGGCCGCTCACAAAGTTGTTGGCGATATTCTGAAGCCCGAAACCGATGCCGATGCCTAAGGCGCCGGTAAGGATGACCAGGTTCTTGAGTTCAAAGCCCACAGCCCCCAGGGCAAGGATAAACCCCACGAGAACCAAGAGGTAGTGAAATAACCGGACAATCGAAATACCGGTTCCGTGCTCCACCTGACTCTTGGGAAAAACATCATGGAGCAGAAGCGATTGCAAGGTCCAGGATACCAGGAATGCGCTGTAAAGCACCGCCGCCGCGGTGATCATGTGTCCGGCCGTAAAGCGATGTTCCCCGACGGCAAACCCCAAAGAGAAGAGCCCTTTCAGCGCATCCATGGGCGTTTCGAATACCCTCCAGATTTCCAAAATAAGGATCAGGGCAATGAATCCGATCAAGAGGTCCGTGAACATCCCCAGACGTTTGACGATCATGTTCCTGTTGATGCGGATCATTGTAAATTTTTTGAGAAAGGTGTTCGACACGATGAACTCAAATGCGCCGCGCGCGATGGTCGCGGCCACCCAGGCAAGAAGGACCAGGAAGGTCGTCTTGATCGTGGAATCAAAAAGATGGGTGGCCAGGGCGCTGTAGCCGCCCACCTCTGCGGCGAGTATCACGGCAAAAACCGTTCCGCCCAGACGGAGCGCCCAAGTGTACAGGGGGGAGTCGCCTCTCTTGACACTGGTATCCGCTCTCCAGAAGCATAGAGGGAATCCGCACAAAGCTGCAAAAGAAACATAGAGACGGAATACAGGCTCGGGCAGACCGAACACGGAAAAGAAATGGGCCGCAAGGAAAAGGCATGCAAGCAGATAGACCAGCCTCCGCTTCCACGGCAGGGTGATGAGGCTTCCGACCAGCCGTGCCGCGGCAAGGCTGGCCGCTATCCAGAGCACAAGCCGCCATACAGACGGGACTGCGCTGCCGTACAGGGGAAAGAGCGAGGAGACTGAAAGAAAAAGGCTTGCGGAAAAGGGGCGCATGAGAAGGAATCGCCACCGGTCCGATGCCTTTAGCAGTCCGCGGCGCCGGTAGATGCCCATCATGAGGACCAGCGCGAAAAAAAGCTGCAAGACCGCCACCCAGCCTTGGCTCATGAAAAATTCTTTATCCGGCCATTCGGCGGACCGAACCCCTCCCATAAATTCGGTCCATAGATTCTTCTTGAAGAGGGTGTAATACTTGGGTGAAAACATGGAATGGGATGACTTCCTGAAGATGTCTCCACGGACAGTCTTCAGCAGCGCATCCAACTCCATGGATACCTGTTGGATCTCTTTCTCCGCCTTTTCGGCCTTGCGTTGGACCTCCAACACGGATTTCAGTCTTGAGTTGGAGAGATCAATCATACTGTCAATGATCCGGCCGGCTTCTGAAAAGGTCGGTTTCAAGGGTCCAAAAGGAACGTTTTTTTTCAGCGAGAGCCGCCACGCATTCCATTTTTCCTTTTCATCAGACCATTCCTTCTGAATCGAGCCCGATAGGTTCAGGGCCGAGGAAAGATCTTCATTGATCCGGCCGAGTTCCTCGGCCTCGCTTCTTGCCATATCCTTGAGATCCTCAATCTGAATGGTCCCGTATGACTTCGACTGCTTCAATGCATCGAACTGAGCGGCAAGCTCATTCACCCTCTCGCCTGCCTCCGAGATCTTCTTCTCGGTTTCGGCCATGTCCGGGGAATCTGTGACTTCTTTTTCCTGAATGGCGGCACGCTCCCGAAGTCTCGTCATCGTGACCACCAGGTCACCGAGACTCCCCAAAGACGGCGTATTCTCGGCCTTGGCCGGCGCACCGGCCTCCGGCGAAAAGGCATCAGCCGAAAAGGCCGAAGGAATCAGCAGGGAGAATATGGATATGGCGGCAAGCAATCCAGCATAAAACCTCCTGATCATCATTTCCATCGCTGAACCATTCATGTCCGTTCCCTGTCTGTGAGTTTAAAAGAAAAAACCGGGATCAATTTTAATGAGTCACTCTATTATGTTTTGTCCCAGCAGTCAAGTTACCCCCTCCAATCTGGGTCTGCGGCAAATTTATGGGTAAACATTTCTCTAAGAGCGTCATTCCCCGACCCCCGATCGCAGTCGAGGGCAGGCTTGATCGGGGAATTGGTACACATCAAGATTATATATGAAGCTAACATAATAAATAATAAATCAAATTATCTAATATCAATAATTAATTAACATATAAACGATATTTAAAATTTTATGCGGATACCCTCAGCATTTCAATGTCTTTTTGTCTTTACTCATAAAAGATAAGCGGTGGAAAAAGGGAACAGCGGATTATTCAACAAATAAGACCGTGACTTTAACCATGAGCGCTAAAACGACGATGACGGCAGTGTATGCGGGAGGAACGTCATCGAACGACTATGTGGTTGCCGGCTATAACGACCTGGGCATGCACTGCGTCTGCCCGAGAGCCGACATTATGATGCTCCTTCCGCCCTGGAACACACTGAGGGTCCAGGTGATTAAGAGGGGCTCACCGCCGGTTCCCATGAACGACAGCACCAAGCTGACCGTGGAATACAAAATACGTGAAAATACTTACGGCGATAACGGCCCCTATGACCTGTCCAAAGACCCTGAGTATTTAAGATGGCTGGACACGGCAAATATCCATTTCCCCGGGAGCGGCATCAGCCGCACCAACCGGGTAGGCCTTGCTGGATACGGACTGAGCGGCGTCATGACACCGGAGATCCTCACTTCTTCACCGGGTAATGCCAAGTACTGGCTCGCGGAAGGGGCGCCTGCGTATCCGCCTCTGGACACCCAGGGCGATTTCATCGGACCCTTCGGCGACAAGAGAAAGGCCTACCTCCACTGGGACGTGACGGTGAAGGACAAAGCCACCTCGGCGGTTCTGGGCACCACCAGCACCACCCTGCCCATTGCCTTCGGCGGCTGCTGCAACTGCCATCAGGACGTGGCCGCAAGCAAAGGTTACATCAAACAGGGGGCCTGCGGCACCTGCCCGGACCCCTACGATGTCTTTGAAGAAATGATGGATGCCCATACTCGTGACACCGGCGTAGATGTCCTCGCCTTGGTGGGAGGGACCTACGATTCCTACGGACACCTGACAGGATTGGCCACACCGGTACGCTGCAGCAAGTGCCACAGTGATTTGGCCGTGGGCGGCAGCGCAGCTCTGGACGCGACCTGGGTCAACTATGCCAAGAGCAAAGGGTATACCTCGATCTCTCCCTTCTCCAAGGTCCTGCACAAGTTCCACGTGGAGAGCGCGGAGGTTCAGACCTTCTATGATTCAAACATTGAGAAGAATTGTTATCAGTGTCATCCCGGCGGCAACGGGACGCTCGACTGCTACAGGGAGGTTCACACCACGATAAAAATCGGATCCGGCAAGAGCGCACATAACATCTGGTGTACGGACTGTCACGGGGATCTGTTCCAGAGAGTTTCCACCGGGCAGATGGATAAACCCTGGCACTACAGCACCCTGCCCACCTGCTCCGACTGCCATAACACCAACACGCAAGAGTTGGTGGGGACCCCGGCGGTCTTCGGCCAGTTCCTCGGAAGTTCGGGTCATAAGAAAGGACAGATCCTGTGCCAGACCTGCCACGGGGAGCCGCACGGGCTTCTCCCCTCCAAGAAGGCTATCGACAACGAGCAGAACGTACGCCTACAGGGGCTCGCCTGGCCTCTTGGGAAATGCGACGTCTGCCACATCGGAAAGAGCAGCCGGATCGGAACACCGAGTCACCAGCCATAAACACGGACTGAGGGCGATTTTGTGCGACGTAACGCCTCGGCCGTTTCACCTTGGGGGGGGAGCGATCCCCCCTCAAGGGATTTCACCCCCTATATGAGGAAGAGTAAATTTATGACTGCAAAATTTACAAGAAGGATCACTTTGATCCTTGTGTGTGCCTTGTTTGCATATCCCTTCGGATCACCCGCTGAGGAAGACACCAAGAAAAATCCTGAGATTGATCTCAAACGCACGGCCGGCTATCTGCAAGAGTGGGCTGAAATGCGGCCCGGTTTTCCGGAATCCCTCTCGTTCGCATACTACTATGCCTTTGCCTCCATGTCCCTGGAAAAGAAGATCGCCCCCGAGGCCCAAAAGAAGATCATCAACTACATCCGGGCCTGTCAGACCCCGGATGGCGGATTCGTGGCCGAGCCCGGATTCACGTCCGAGCCTGATCTCGTCTCCACATATTTTGCCCTGAAAACGCTGGAGGTCTTGAATAGTTTTGAGGCTGTCGATAAGAAAAAGGCCGCTCAGTTCGTGCTTTCTCTCTCCCAGGAAGACGGCGGAATGAGGGCCGGCCCCAAGAGCAAATACAGCTCCGTGATGACCTCCTTCTATGGCATTGCTTCATTGGATCTCCTGGGCGCCCTGCAGGGATTAAACAAGGAGAAGGCTGTTTCGTATCTTATGTCATTCCGCGACAAAGACAAAGGCTTCGGGGTGGAAAAAGGAAAACCGTCAAGGCCGCCATCCACTTTCGCAGCCGTGCACACCCTCAAGATCCTCGGGGCGTTGAATGACGAAGTAAAAGCCGGCGCGGTGAAATACCTGAAGGAGACACGCTACGCCGGACTCCATCTCGAAGAAACGTACACCACGCAACCTACCATTCAGGACATGGCCTATGTACTGGAGGCCTTTGCGGATCTCTCCGCAGGCGGAGAAGTCAACCGGGACAGCATCTATGAGTTTATCGCGTCCCTCTACATTCCTGAGAACGGCGGTTTCGGGCCCCAACCCGGATACGGCGCATCTCCTCCGAGCACCTATTACGGCGTTTTATGTCTAAAACAACTGGGCAAATTAAATTGAAAGGGTCCGTGCCTAATTTCTTTGCACGTCCATCCAGTCCCTGAGCCCGTCTCCGAGAAAATTGAATCCCATGACCACCAGCATAATGGCGATCCCAGGAAAGATCGTGAGGTGCGGCGCCACGAGCATGAAGTGGCTCCCCTCGTTGAGCATGGAGCCCCAGGAGGGGGTGGGCGGCTGGGTACCGAGCCCCAGGAAAGAGAGGCCCGCTTCGGCCAGGATCGCGGATGCACAGCCGAATGTGGCTTCAACAATGATCGGGGCCAGGGTATTGGGGAGGATATGGCGCATCAGGATTCTCAATGGGCCCGCGCCCAGGGCACGTGCCGCCTGTACATATTCCCGCTCCCGGACCGTGAGGATCTGCCCCCGGATCAGCCGGGCATACCCCACCCATCCGGTGAGGCAGAGGGCGAAGATCACGTGATTCAGCGAAGGCCCCAGGACAGCGGTCATGGCGATGGCCAGAAGGATTCCCGGGAAGGCCTGGAGGATATCGATGATCCGCATGATGATTTCATCTATCCAGCCTCCGGCATAACCCGACAGAGAGCCGAT
This sequence is a window from Nitrospirae bacterium CG2_30_53_67. Protein-coding genes within it:
- a CDS encoding trigger factor, with protein sequence MENQEEKEIKLSVEEPSRTKRVLKVEVPTEEIELEFKKTYQNLQKKVKFPGFRPGKTPISMIRSRLSRDVHEDLLQRIIPDYYAKALEKSALKPVDMPIIRNVHLSEGEPFRFDATVYIKPKFEVKDYKGVPRSKKETKITDEMVDRVIRDMQERLAELSAYEDEDHQVVRGDVAEADIEGFVDGKPIERGKGTGQLIEVGEGKMIAGLEDGFLGMKKGEAKEIPVTFPENYHAAGLSGAKAVFKVNLKDIKQKKLPALDDEFAKDVGERFGTLNELKAEVRKGLEAEEAKRIREDLHLEIMDEVLRRNPIEELPEIMIERQKKALKESFKSNLHRSGKEPKTEEIHGVVEETVLDKKARRDVAWSFIIEQLAEKEGITVTPDEVESALGKRAWESSMSKEVLRDLYMKQVGSLEPFRLMLLNEKILDFLLENAKVTGEDVHETEGGGKE
- a CDS encoding ABC transporter ATP-binding protein (Uup; in Escherichia coli this cytoplasmic protein was shown to contain ATPase activity; mutations in this gene affect RecA-independent excision of transposons and affects Mu bacteriophage growth) → MALVSLQGVHVSFGGPPLLESIDLSIDRGERVCLIGRNGTGKSTILRLITGEVRQDDGKIVFQQGMQSALLAQEVPQALLGSVFNVVSGALGEQGKLLSEYRHLSNKPAHDHSEKLMAEIESVQHKFETAGGRQIQQRIETILSRLKLPPDAEFSELSGGRKRMVLLAKALAGEPDLLLLDEPTNHLDIGAIAWLEAFLLSFGGTLVFVTHDRMLIRKLATRIVDLDRGRLTSWPGNYQAYLELKQAALDTEAAENAKFDKKLAEEEAWIRRGVKARRTRNEGRVRALKELRRTRSERRERTGTAHMRIQEAERTGRLVIEARNVSHSYEGSEVIRDFSTAILRGDKVGIIGPNGAGKTTLLKILLGDLPPTKGTIRHGTNMEVAYLDQHRAQLKDEKSVQDNVSGGSDYVTINGSRRHVIGYLQDFLFSPDRARSPVKVLSGGERNRLLLARLFTRPSNVLVLDEPTNDLDIETLDLLEELLMDYPGAVLLVSHDRALINHVVTSTLVFEGKGRVNEYVGGYDDWRRQRKPAAPVVPVRKEETRQGTRPQAEKRRRLNFKEQKELESLPERIEALESERQQIHASMADPAFYRESGGSVSATKSRLEALEKELDQVYARWEALEDLK